The Populus trichocarpa isolate Nisqually-1 chromosome 2, P.trichocarpa_v4.1, whole genome shotgun sequence genome has a window encoding:
- the LOC7460491 gene encoding uncharacterized protein LOC7460491 isoform X2, which yields MSVSSVVLQVQSPERCLLYSMRLWGDSLETLRIASGTIFNEIIVWKVVPVEPQLGGLPSTSLLEDDMYLSCSLPDSSQLRFQQHKSAHMCRLIGHEGSIFRIAWSSDGSKLVSVSDDRSARIWAVRDELKDSDNREEKVAGPVLFGHNARVWDCCICDSVIVTAGEDCTCRVWRLDGKQLKMIKEHIGRGIWRCLYDPTSSLLITAGFDSSIKVHQVSASISQSLEGQIESKPFIDRMEIFTCRIPNSSEYIGLMDSKSEYVRCLHFTCEDTLYVATNNGYLYHARLHGTVDVKWTKLAQLSEEVPIVCMDLLSKKLPKHSNGVDDWVALGDGKGNMTIVRIMGDVFTPEVGFTVTWSAGKERQLLGTYWCKALGCRFIFTADPRGILKLWRLSDPLPSGSLTYGRTFDASLIAEFTSCFGIRIMCLDASFEDEVLVCGDLRGNLVLFPLSKGLLLDKPTLPEIKISPLCYFKGSHGISTVSNISVAKLSDTIEIRSTGGDGCICYLEYDPDQCGLEFIGMKQVKELSLVQSVSADNNCLDDLANCGYAIGFASTDFIIWNLISEAKVVQIPCGGWRRPHSYYLGDVPEAMSCFAYVKDEIIYIHRKWVPEREWKIFPQNLHTQFHGREMHSLCFVSKNTLVEANGNDFQFDRSSWIATGCEDGTVRLTRYIPGVEGWLTSKLLGEHVGGSAVRSICSVSKMHIIASDLTNLSDWTKRQNTCAGDMDNPFLLISVGAKRVLTSWLLRDRNLDKENVFIEQEKMENENGYKPSSEVSSLMSFKWLSTDMPPRNSSSRGKTKVAENIQGITKELNVNIDVTSGPLLLEKGEGYSKISYDDKYEDDWRYLAVTAFLVKCAGSRLTVCFVVVACSDATLALRALVLPHRLWFDVALLVPLSSPVLTLQHVIIPSCLPFEENIRIGNVYIVISGATDGSIAFWDLTDNIEAFVQRLSTLNIEKSINCQTRPRTGRGSQGGRWWRTLSSGVPKNRPGDGLVAIKAGERTNCNLANHPMNEASTAVSDAENCTIVCSQAVDNTHHEPEVNSVNSLPGICEIRPFHVFNNVHQSGVNSLHISDIQDIQSSENGFAFSVISGGDDQALHCLKFDLSPLSTGKDSDVVTSNLINLFTSSESMKNNCCRQSQTNKYRIRFLYHDRIISAHSSAIKGVWTDGMWVFSTGLDQRIRCWLLQDNCKLTEQAYLIISVPEPEALHARARGRNHYEIAVAGRGMQMVEFSAS from the exons ATGTCGGTGTCCAGTGTAGTTCTTCAAGTTCAATCTCCAG AGAGATGCCTTTTGTATTCCATGCGGTTATGGGGTGACAGTTTAGAAACTTTAAGAATTGCTTCCGGTACCATATTCAATGAG ATCATCGTTTGGAAAGTGGTTCCTGTAGAACCTCAACTTGGTGGGCTGCCTTCAACAAGTCTCTTGGAAGATGATATGTATTTGAGCTGTTCATTACCCGACTCTTCCCAGCTTCGTTTTCAGCAGCATAAATCTGCTCATATGTGCAGACTTATTGGACATGAAGGCTCAATTTTTCGCATAGCATGGTCCTCAGATGGATCCAAACTGGTTTCCGTCTCTGATGATCGCAg TGCTCGTATCTGGGCTGTTAGGGATGAGCTGAAAGATTCAGATAACAGAGAGGAGAAGGTTGCAGGCCCTGTTCTGTTTGGTCATAATGCTAGAGTTTGGGACTGCTGTATCTGTGATTCT GTAATTGTCACTGCTGGTGAAGATTGTACATGTCGTGTATGGAGATTGGATGGCAAACAGCTCAAGATGATTAAGGAACACAT aGGAAGAGGTATATGGCGTTGTTTGTATGATCCAACCTCTTCACTCCTCATTACTGCTGGATTTGACTCTTCAATCAAAGTGCATCAAGTTTCTGCTTCTATTTCCCAGAGCTTGGAAGGACAAATTGAATCAAAACCATTCATTGACAGAATGGAGATATTTACCTGTCGCATCCCTAATTCATCTGAATATATTGGTCTCATGGACag CAAAAGTGAATATGTACGTTGCTTGCATTTCACATGCGAAGATACTCTTTATGTTGCGACAAACAATGGTTATCTGTACCATGCTAGATTACATGGAACTGTGGATGTAAAATGGACAAAGCTTGCTCAGCTCAGTGAAGAGGTGCCGATTGTTTGTATGGATTTGCTGTCCAAAAAACTCCCCAAACATTCCAATGGAGTTGATGACTGGGTTGCTTTAGGAGATGGTAAAGGAAACATGACAATTGTGAGAATTATGGGTGACGTTTTCACTCCTGAAGTGGGTTTCACCGTCACCTGGTCAGCCGGGAAAGAGAGACAACTCTTAGGAACCTATTGGTGCAAGGCATTGGGATGTAG GTTCATTTTTACTGCTGATCCTAGAGGAATTTTGAAGCTATGGAGGTTAAGCGATCCTTTACCATCTGGTTCTCTCACTTATGGAAGAACTTTTGATGCATCCCTTATAGCAGAATTCACATCATGTTTTGGAATTCGGATTATGTGTCTAGATGCATCATTTGAGGATGAG GTGCTGGTATGTGGGGATTTGCGTGGAAATCTGGTTCTTTTCCCTTTGTCAAAGGGCTTGCTGCTGGACAAACCTACTCTTccagaaataaaaatttcaccATTGTGTTATTTTAAAGGATCTCATGGAATATCAACTGTATCCAACATTTCTGTTGCTAAATTGAGTGACACGATTGAAATACGCTCG ACTGGAGGTGATGGTTGCATATGCTATTTAGAATATGACCCAGACCAGTGTGGTTTGGAATTTATTGGGATGAAACAAGTAAAAGAATTGAGTTTAGTTCAATCTGTCTCTGCCGATAACAACTGCCTCGATGATTTGGCTAATTGTGGATATGCTATTGGTTTTGCATCAACAGATTTTATAATCTGGAACTTAATAAGTGAGGCAAAG GTTGTGCAAATTCCATGTGGTGGATGGCGACGTCCTCATTCTTATTATCTTGGTGATGTACCAGAGGCGATGAGCTGTTTTGCATATGTCAAG GATGAGATAATCTATATTCATCGAAAATGGGTACCAGAAAGGGAGTGGAAGATATTTCCCCAGAATTTGCACACCCAGTTTCATGGGAGAGAGATGCACTCCTTATGCTTTGTTTCTAAAAATACACTTGTTGAGGCAAATGGGAATGATTTTCAGTTTGATAGATCTAGTTGGATTGCTACTGGGTGTGAGGATGGAACTGTGAGGTTGACTAG GTATATTCCTGGAGTTGAGGGTTGGCTTACATCAAAATTGCTTGGGGAACATGTTGGTGGATCTGCTGTGAGATCAATATGCTCAGTATCAAAGATGCACATAATTGCTTCGGACTTGACCAACTTGTCAGATTGGACAAAGAGACAAAACACTTGTGCAGGGGACATGGATAATCCTTTCTTGTTGATCTCGGTTGGGGCAAAGCGGGTGCTAACTTCTTGGCTACTGAGAGATAGGAATCTAGACAAGGAAAATGTAtttattgaacaagaaaaaatggaaaacgAAAATGGCTATAAGCCTTCGTCAGAAGTATCCTCATTGATGTCTTTCAAATGGCTGTCAACTGACATGCCTCCCAGAAATTCCAGTTCTCGTGGAAAAACAAAAGTAGCTGAGAACATACAAGGAATAACCAAAGAACTTAATGTGAATATTGATGTAACATCAGGACCACTTTTACTGGAAAAGGGAGAGGGATATTCAAAAATTTCTTATGATGATAAGTATGAGGATGACTGGAGATATCTGGCTGTCACTGCTTTTCTGGTGAAGTGTGCTGGTTCCAG GTTGACTGTctgttttgttgttgttgcttgCTCAGATGCAACACTTGCACTGCGAGCTCTTGTTTTACCACATCGGTTATG GTTCGATGTGGCTTTGTTGGTTCCTCTATCATCACCAGTTTTAACATTGCAGCATGTCATCATTCCTAGCTGTTTGCCTTTTGAAG AGAACATTCGAATTGGAAATGTGTATATTGTGATCAGTGGAGCTACAGATGGAAGTATTGCCTTTTGGGATCTAACTGACAATATTGAGGCTTTTGTTCAGCGGTTATCAACACTGAACATAGAGAAGTCCATAAATTGTCAAACACGGCCACGCACTGGAAGAGGAAGTCAGGGTGGACGATGGTGGAGAACATTAAGCAGCGGTGTGCCTAAAAATAGACCAGGTGATGGTTTAGTTGCAATAAAAGCTGGAGAGAGGACTAACTGCAATTTGGCAAATCATCCTATGAATGAAGCATCAACAGCAGTAAGTGACGCGGAAAACTGCACAATAGTTTGTTCTCAAGCTGTAGACAACACACATCATGAACCAGAAGTGAATAGTGTCAATTCCTTGCCAGGAATATGTGAAATAAGGCCTTTCCATGTCTTCAATAATGTTCACCAATCAGGGGTCAACTCTCTTCATATTTCAGACATACAGGATATTCAAAGTTCTGAAAATGGTTTTGCATTCAGTGTAATAAGTGGAGGCGATGATCAAGCACTCCACTGTCTTAAATTTGATTTGTCACCATTATCAACAGGGAAGGATTCTGATGTCGTGACATCaaatctcatcaatttattCACTAGTTCTGAAAGCATGAAGAATAATTGTTGTAGACAAAGCCAGACAAACAAGTACAGGATCAGATTTTTATATCATGACCGAATCATCTCAGCTCATAGCTCTGCCATAAAAG GTGTTTGGACAGATGGCATGTGGGTGTTTTCTACTGGTCTTGATCAGCGCATCAGATGCTGGCTTCTTCAGGATAACTGTAAATTAACTGAACAAGCTTATTTGATCATTAGTGTTCCAGAGCCAGAAGCACTGCATGCTAGAGCCCGTGGCAG GAACCACTACGAAATTGCAGTGGCTGGGAGAGGAATGCAAATGGTTGAGTTCTCTGCGTCTTAG
- the LOC7460491 gene encoding uncharacterized protein LOC7460491 isoform X3 translates to MYLSCSLPDSSQLRFQQHKSAHMCRLIGHEGSIFRIAWSSDGSKLVSVSDDRSARIWAVRDELKDSDNREEKVAGPVLFGHNARVWDCCICDSVIVTAGEDCTCRVWRLDGKQLKMIKEHIGRGIWRCLYDPTSSLLITAGFDSSIKVHQVSASISQSLEGQIESKPFIDRMEIFTCRIPNSSEYIGLMDSKSEYVRCLHFTCEDTLYVATNNGYLYHARLHGTVDVKWTKLAQLSEEVPIVCMDLLSKKLPKHSNGVDDWVALGDGKGNMTIVRIMGDVFTPEVGFTVTWSAGKERQLLGTYWCKALGCRFIFTADPRGILKLWRLSDPLPSGSLTYGRTFDASLIAEFTSCFGIRIMCLDASFEDEVLVCGDLRGNLVLFPLSKGLLLDKPTLPEIKISPLCYFKGSHGISTVSNISVAKLSDTIEIRSTGGDGCICYLEYDPDQCGLEFIGMKQVKELSLVQSVSADNNCLDDLANCGYAIGFASTDFIIWNLISEAKVVQIPCGGWRRPHSYYLGDVPEAMSCFAYVKDEIIYIHRKWVPEREWKIFPQNLHTQFHGREMHSLCFVSKNTLVEANGNDFQFDRSSWIATGCEDGTVRLTRYIPGVEGWLTSKLLGEHVGGSAVRSICSVSKMHIIASDLTNLSDWTKRQNTCAGDMDNPFLLISVGAKRVLTSWLLRDRNLDKENVFIEQEKMENENGYKPSSEVSSLMSFKWLSTDMPPRNSSSRGKTKVAENIQGITKELNVNIDVTSGPLLLEKGEGYSKISYDDKYEDDWRYLAVTAFLVKCAGSRLTVCFVVVACSDATLALRALVLPHRLWFDVALLVPLSSPVLTLQHVIIPSCLPFEENIRIGNVYIVISGATDGSIAFWDLTDNIEAFVQRLSTLNIEKSINCQTRPRTGRGSQGGRWWRTLSSGVPKNRPGDGLVAIKAGERTNCNLANHPMNEASTAVSDAENCTIVCSQAVDNTHHEPEVNSVNSLPGICEIRPFHVFNNVHQSGVNSLHISDIQDIQSSENGFAFSVISGGDDQALHCLKFDLSPLSTGKDSDVVTSNLINLFTSSESMKNNCCRQSQTNKYRIRFLYHDRIISAHSSAIKGVWTDGMWVFSTGLDQRIRCWLLQDNCKLTEQAYLIISVPEPEALHARARGRNHYEIAVAGRGMQMVEFSAS, encoded by the exons ATGTATTTGAGCTGTTCATTACCCGACTCTTCCCAGCTTCGTTTTCAGCAGCATAAATCTGCTCATATGTGCAGACTTATTGGACATGAAGGCTCAATTTTTCGCATAGCATGGTCCTCAGATGGATCCAAACTGGTTTCCGTCTCTGATGATCGCAg TGCTCGTATCTGGGCTGTTAGGGATGAGCTGAAAGATTCAGATAACAGAGAGGAGAAGGTTGCAGGCCCTGTTCTGTTTGGTCATAATGCTAGAGTTTGGGACTGCTGTATCTGTGATTCT GTAATTGTCACTGCTGGTGAAGATTGTACATGTCGTGTATGGAGATTGGATGGCAAACAGCTCAAGATGATTAAGGAACACAT aGGAAGAGGTATATGGCGTTGTTTGTATGATCCAACCTCTTCACTCCTCATTACTGCTGGATTTGACTCTTCAATCAAAGTGCATCAAGTTTCTGCTTCTATTTCCCAGAGCTTGGAAGGACAAATTGAATCAAAACCATTCATTGACAGAATGGAGATATTTACCTGTCGCATCCCTAATTCATCTGAATATATTGGTCTCATGGACag CAAAAGTGAATATGTACGTTGCTTGCATTTCACATGCGAAGATACTCTTTATGTTGCGACAAACAATGGTTATCTGTACCATGCTAGATTACATGGAACTGTGGATGTAAAATGGACAAAGCTTGCTCAGCTCAGTGAAGAGGTGCCGATTGTTTGTATGGATTTGCTGTCCAAAAAACTCCCCAAACATTCCAATGGAGTTGATGACTGGGTTGCTTTAGGAGATGGTAAAGGAAACATGACAATTGTGAGAATTATGGGTGACGTTTTCACTCCTGAAGTGGGTTTCACCGTCACCTGGTCAGCCGGGAAAGAGAGACAACTCTTAGGAACCTATTGGTGCAAGGCATTGGGATGTAG GTTCATTTTTACTGCTGATCCTAGAGGAATTTTGAAGCTATGGAGGTTAAGCGATCCTTTACCATCTGGTTCTCTCACTTATGGAAGAACTTTTGATGCATCCCTTATAGCAGAATTCACATCATGTTTTGGAATTCGGATTATGTGTCTAGATGCATCATTTGAGGATGAG GTGCTGGTATGTGGGGATTTGCGTGGAAATCTGGTTCTTTTCCCTTTGTCAAAGGGCTTGCTGCTGGACAAACCTACTCTTccagaaataaaaatttcaccATTGTGTTATTTTAAAGGATCTCATGGAATATCAACTGTATCCAACATTTCTGTTGCTAAATTGAGTGACACGATTGAAATACGCTCG ACTGGAGGTGATGGTTGCATATGCTATTTAGAATATGACCCAGACCAGTGTGGTTTGGAATTTATTGGGATGAAACAAGTAAAAGAATTGAGTTTAGTTCAATCTGTCTCTGCCGATAACAACTGCCTCGATGATTTGGCTAATTGTGGATATGCTATTGGTTTTGCATCAACAGATTTTATAATCTGGAACTTAATAAGTGAGGCAAAG GTTGTGCAAATTCCATGTGGTGGATGGCGACGTCCTCATTCTTATTATCTTGGTGATGTACCAGAGGCGATGAGCTGTTTTGCATATGTCAAG GATGAGATAATCTATATTCATCGAAAATGGGTACCAGAAAGGGAGTGGAAGATATTTCCCCAGAATTTGCACACCCAGTTTCATGGGAGAGAGATGCACTCCTTATGCTTTGTTTCTAAAAATACACTTGTTGAGGCAAATGGGAATGATTTTCAGTTTGATAGATCTAGTTGGATTGCTACTGGGTGTGAGGATGGAACTGTGAGGTTGACTAG GTATATTCCTGGAGTTGAGGGTTGGCTTACATCAAAATTGCTTGGGGAACATGTTGGTGGATCTGCTGTGAGATCAATATGCTCAGTATCAAAGATGCACATAATTGCTTCGGACTTGACCAACTTGTCAGATTGGACAAAGAGACAAAACACTTGTGCAGGGGACATGGATAATCCTTTCTTGTTGATCTCGGTTGGGGCAAAGCGGGTGCTAACTTCTTGGCTACTGAGAGATAGGAATCTAGACAAGGAAAATGTAtttattgaacaagaaaaaatggaaaacgAAAATGGCTATAAGCCTTCGTCAGAAGTATCCTCATTGATGTCTTTCAAATGGCTGTCAACTGACATGCCTCCCAGAAATTCCAGTTCTCGTGGAAAAACAAAAGTAGCTGAGAACATACAAGGAATAACCAAAGAACTTAATGTGAATATTGATGTAACATCAGGACCACTTTTACTGGAAAAGGGAGAGGGATATTCAAAAATTTCTTATGATGATAAGTATGAGGATGACTGGAGATATCTGGCTGTCACTGCTTTTCTGGTGAAGTGTGCTGGTTCCAG GTTGACTGTctgttttgttgttgttgcttgCTCAGATGCAACACTTGCACTGCGAGCTCTTGTTTTACCACATCGGTTATG GTTCGATGTGGCTTTGTTGGTTCCTCTATCATCACCAGTTTTAACATTGCAGCATGTCATCATTCCTAGCTGTTTGCCTTTTGAAG AGAACATTCGAATTGGAAATGTGTATATTGTGATCAGTGGAGCTACAGATGGAAGTATTGCCTTTTGGGATCTAACTGACAATATTGAGGCTTTTGTTCAGCGGTTATCAACACTGAACATAGAGAAGTCCATAAATTGTCAAACACGGCCACGCACTGGAAGAGGAAGTCAGGGTGGACGATGGTGGAGAACATTAAGCAGCGGTGTGCCTAAAAATAGACCAGGTGATGGTTTAGTTGCAATAAAAGCTGGAGAGAGGACTAACTGCAATTTGGCAAATCATCCTATGAATGAAGCATCAACAGCAGTAAGTGACGCGGAAAACTGCACAATAGTTTGTTCTCAAGCTGTAGACAACACACATCATGAACCAGAAGTGAATAGTGTCAATTCCTTGCCAGGAATATGTGAAATAAGGCCTTTCCATGTCTTCAATAATGTTCACCAATCAGGGGTCAACTCTCTTCATATTTCAGACATACAGGATATTCAAAGTTCTGAAAATGGTTTTGCATTCAGTGTAATAAGTGGAGGCGATGATCAAGCACTCCACTGTCTTAAATTTGATTTGTCACCATTATCAACAGGGAAGGATTCTGATGTCGTGACATCaaatctcatcaatttattCACTAGTTCTGAAAGCATGAAGAATAATTGTTGTAGACAAAGCCAGACAAACAAGTACAGGATCAGATTTTTATATCATGACCGAATCATCTCAGCTCATAGCTCTGCCATAAAAG GTGTTTGGACAGATGGCATGTGGGTGTTTTCTACTGGTCTTGATCAGCGCATCAGATGCTGGCTTCTTCAGGATAACTGTAAATTAACTGAACAAGCTTATTTGATCATTAGTGTTCCAGAGCCAGAAGCACTGCATGCTAGAGCCCGTGGCAG GAACCACTACGAAATTGCAGTGGCTGGGAGAGGAATGCAAATGGTTGAGTTCTCTGCGTCTTAG